A region from the Sulfurimonas sp. genome encodes:
- a CDS encoding cytidine/deoxycytidylate deaminase family protein, giving the protein MLSDQNFINIATEIASASKCVSKQVGAVIVKDGRILSTGYNGTPAGYTNCSEHWEGEYTQEHHEWSKTYEIHAEMNAIIWAARQGISIEGATIYVTLEPCADCSKNIIASGIKRIVYEKEYEHNHSEVISKFIEDNGVIIEKLVTLS; this is encoded by the coding sequence ATGCTAAGTGATCAAAACTTCATAAATATAGCAACGGAAATCGCCAGTGCGTCTAAGTGTGTATCCAAGCAGGTTGGTGCAGTTATTGTTAAAGATGGACGTATATTAAGTACAGGCTATAACGGTACACCGGCAGGATATACAAACTGCTCAGAACATTGGGAAGGCGAATATACGCAAGAACATCACGAATGGTCTAAGACTTACGAGATCCATGCAGAGATGAATGCTATTATCTGGGCTGCACGTCAAGGTATCTCTATTGAAGGTGCTACTATTTATGTAACACTTGAACCGTGTGCAGATTGTTCAAAAAACATTATTGCGAGTGGAATTAAACGTATAGTTTATGAAAAAGAGTATGAGCATAACCATTCTGAAGTTATTTCAAAATTTATAGAAGATAATGGAGTGATTATAGAAAAACTAGTTACTCTTAGCTAG
- a CDS encoding peptidylprolyl isomerase, with protein MYKILLVLFLSSVVFAELIDGVAVTVKGSPITLHEIKEQMESANISADQAKDILVRKKLEELEIKERKIDVSSSEVYDDIKQTAERNNMSVSQFYEVVRNRNGLTSAQLKDKIKEKLMSQKLYGAIAYSSVSKPSEQEIKEYYELHKSEFVHPGAFDVVIYMSASPDRLKEKIDNPMFYAPDIQTNEQHIEYEKVAPELASLLSNTSVNTFSQIVPNGQGGYMSFYIKAKEDVKEAGIESVKNQIISTIMGSKREMVLGEFFERMKLSANIKVLRMPE; from the coding sequence ATGTACAAAATATTATTAGTATTGTTTTTATCGAGTGTAGTTTTTGCAGAGTTGATTGATGGTGTAGCTGTAACTGTTAAAGGTAGTCCAATAACATTGCATGAGATAAAAGAGCAGATGGAATCAGCAAATATTTCGGCAGATCAGGCAAAAGATATTTTAGTAAGAAAAAAACTTGAAGAGCTTGAGATAAAAGAGCGCAAAATTGATGTAAGTAGCTCTGAAGTATATGATGATATAAAACAAACAGCTGAAAGAAACAATATGAGTGTTAGTCAGTTTTATGAAGTTGTGAGAAATAGAAACGGACTAACATCGGCGCAACTAAAAGATAAGATAAAAGAGAAACTTATGTCTCAAAAACTTTATGGTGCAATAGCTTACTCATCAGTTTCAAAGCCATCAGAGCAAGAGATAAAAGAATACTATGAACTTCATAAGAGCGAGTTTGTTCATCCTGGTGCTTTTGATGTAGTTATATATATGTCTGCATCACCTGATAGGCTAAAAGAGAAGATAGATAACCCTATGTTTTATGCGCCGGATATTCAAACGAATGAGCAGCATATAGAATATGAAAAAGTTGCACCTGAGTTGGCATCTCTTTTGTCAAATACTTCTGTAAATACTTTTTCGCAAATAGTTCCAAACGGTCAAGGCGGCTATATGAGCTTTTACATTAAAGCAAAAGAGGATGTTAAAGAAGCAGGAATTGAGAGTGTAAAAAACCAGATAATCTCTACAATAATGGGTAGCAAACGTGAGATGGTACTTGGGGAATTTTTTGAGAGAATGAAGTTAAGTGCTAATATTAAAGTTTTAAGAATGCCAGAGTAA